The Gordonibacter urolithinfaciens genome contains a region encoding:
- the hisC gene encoding histidinol-phosphate transaminase: MRSVCCSAPQLAGLEPYDPKYLPAEAVLSANENPHDVEQEVRHEIMREVKRVALNRYPDPLANDLRDMIAEANGLDRDQVLVGNGGDELLFNLALAWGGPGRTFLNLPPTFSVYDANARLTNTTVANVPRRADFSIDEEAVLARVAEGGIDYLVVTSPNNPTGELASETFVCRLLDATDALVMVDEAYFEFSRQTMRPYLAQHKNLVILRTFSKAFSLAGVRMGYLLGDAEVIREFVKVRQPYSVDAVSQAIARVVYANRAKFEPGIRAIIEERARVVDGLKRIPGVKPYPSDANYVLFRLENAGTVWEMLYGRGVLVRDFSRAPGLEDCLRVSIGSPGENDAFLRALRDAVMGKCDLRVPSA; the protein is encoded by the coding sequence ATGCGTAGCGTGTGCTGCTCGGCCCCGCAGCTCGCAGGGCTCGAGCCCTACGATCCGAAGTACCTGCCCGCCGAGGCCGTCCTCTCGGCGAACGAGAACCCGCATGACGTGGAGCAGGAGGTGCGCCACGAGATCATGCGCGAGGTGAAGCGCGTGGCCCTGAACCGCTATCCGGACCCGTTGGCCAACGACCTGCGCGACATGATCGCCGAGGCGAACGGGCTCGACCGCGACCAGGTGCTCGTGGGCAACGGCGGCGACGAGCTGCTGTTCAACCTGGCGCTCGCGTGGGGAGGTCCGGGGCGCACGTTCCTCAACCTGCCGCCCACGTTCTCGGTGTACGACGCCAACGCGCGCCTCACGAACACGACGGTGGCGAACGTGCCGCGGCGCGCCGACTTCTCCATCGACGAGGAGGCCGTGCTCGCGCGCGTCGCCGAGGGCGGCATCGATTATCTCGTGGTCACGAGCCCGAACAACCCCACGGGCGAGCTGGCAAGCGAAACGTTCGTCTGCCGGCTGCTCGACGCCACCGACGCGCTCGTCATGGTGGACGAGGCGTACTTCGAGTTCTCGCGCCAGACGATGCGCCCCTACCTGGCACAGCACAAGAACCTCGTGATCCTGCGCACGTTCTCGAAGGCGTTCTCCCTGGCCGGCGTGCGCATGGGCTACCTTCTGGGCGATGCCGAGGTCATCCGCGAGTTCGTGAAGGTGCGCCAGCCGTATTCGGTGGACGCCGTGTCGCAGGCCATCGCGCGCGTCGTGTACGCGAACCGTGCGAAGTTCGAGCCGGGCATCCGCGCCATCATCGAGGAGCGCGCCCGCGTCGTCGACGGACTCAAGCGCATACCCGGCGTGAAGCCGTACCCGTCGGACGCGAACTACGTGCTGTTCCGCCTGGAGAACGCCGGCACTGTTTGGGAGATGCTCTACGGCCGCGGCGTGCTCGTACGCGATTTCTCGCGTGCGCCGGGCCTCGAGGACTGCCTGCGCGTGAGCATCGGCTCGCCCGGGGAGAACGACGCGTTTTTGCGCGCCCTGCGCGATGCCGTGATGGGGAAGTGCGACTTGAGGGTTCCTTCGGCCTGA
- the hisB gene encoding imidazoleglycerol-phosphate dehydratase HisB, with amino-acid sequence MNQRTATVERTTNETDIRIVVNLDGTGAVDVETGVPFFDHMLTAFGRHSLIDLAVRAKGDIEVDAHHTVEDAGIVLGQAVDRALGDKRGIARFGSLALPMDEALVLAAVDLSGRGQLHWAVDVPCVMLGSFDASLAKEFFIAFAANAGLTLHVRSLAGENAHHLVEASFKAAARALRQAVERDPRIGDALPSTKGAL; translated from the coding sequence ATGAACCAACGAACCGCCACCGTCGAGCGCACGACGAACGAGACGGACATCCGCATCGTCGTGAACCTCGACGGCACGGGCGCCGTCGACGTCGAGACGGGCGTTCCGTTCTTCGACCACATGCTCACGGCGTTCGGGCGGCACAGCCTGATAGACCTGGCCGTGCGCGCGAAGGGCGACATCGAGGTGGACGCGCACCACACGGTTGAGGACGCGGGCATCGTGCTGGGCCAGGCCGTCGACCGCGCGCTCGGCGACAAGCGCGGGATCGCGCGGTTCGGCTCGCTCGCGCTGCCGATGGACGAGGCGCTCGTGCTGGCGGCCGTGGACCTCTCCGGCCGCGGCCAGCTGCATTGGGCCGTGGACGTGCCGTGCGTCATGCTGGGCTCGTTCGATGCGTCGCTCGCCAAGGAGTTCTTCATCGCCTTCGCGGCGAACGCGGGTCTCACGCTGCACGTGCGCAGCCTGGCGGGCGAGAACGCGCACCATCTGGTGGAGGCGTCGTTCAAGGCCGCCGCGCGCGCGTTGCGCCAGGCTGTCGAGCGCGACCCGCGCATCGGCGACGCGCTGCCTTCCACGAAGGGCGCGTTGTGA
- a CDS encoding imidazole glycerol phosphate synthase subunit HisH, whose product MTAPRIAVVDYRKGNLKSVERGIDAAGGDAFIASDPAAIVRADAVVLPGVGAFADAAATMEELGQIGAIRERIAAGAPFLGICLGMHLMFEEGVEGAPQEDDEASTHNARGLAVLPGVVAKMPKQDEQGLSYKVPHVGWNTVHLRCTQQTDWALPRPSADGSETCPLFDGIPTGTYFYFTHGFVAPSGPFVVGETTHSVTFPSAVQYGDVAFGVQFHPEKSSDAGARLLRNFVSIVKGA is encoded by the coding sequence GTGACGGCCCCGCGCATCGCGGTCGTCGACTACCGCAAGGGCAACCTGAAGAGCGTCGAGCGCGGCATCGACGCGGCGGGCGGCGACGCGTTCATCGCGTCCGACCCCGCGGCCATCGTCCGCGCCGACGCCGTCGTGCTGCCGGGCGTGGGCGCGTTCGCCGACGCGGCCGCCACGATGGAGGAGCTCGGGCAGATCGGCGCCATCCGCGAGCGCATCGCCGCCGGCGCGCCCTTCCTCGGCATCTGCTTGGGGATGCACCTCATGTTCGAGGAGGGCGTCGAGGGCGCCCCGCAGGAGGACGACGAGGCCTCCACCCACAACGCCCGCGGCCTCGCCGTGCTGCCCGGCGTTGTGGCGAAGATGCCCAAGCAGGACGAGCAAGGCCTCTCCTACAAGGTACCCCATGTGGGTTGGAACACGGTGCACTTGCGATGCACGCAGCAGACGGACTGGGCGTTGCCCCGCCCGTCTGCGGACGGTTCCGAAACCTGCCCCTTGTTCGACGGAATACCGACGGGCACCTACTTCTACTTCACGCACGGCTTCGTGGCGCCGTCGGGCCCGTTCGTCGTCGGGGAGACGACGCACAGCGTGACGTTCCCGAGCGCCGTCCAGTACGGCGACGTCGCGTTCGGCGTGCAGTTCCATCCCGAGAAGAGCTCGGACGCCGGCGCGCGTCTGCTGCGCAACTTCGTGTCCATCGTGAAAGGGGCGTGA
- the hisA gene encoding 1-(5-phosphoribosyl)-5-[(5-phosphoribosylamino)methylideneamino]imidazole-4-carboxamide isomerase, which produces MYLLPAIDILGGKAVRLAKGDYDRVTVYHDDPAAQAQLFEEQGATWLHVVDLDGARSGSPENIAIIERIMRKTLLKVEVGGGVRSLDTIARLADAGVSRVVLGTSLVADPAFAEEAIAQYGRLLCAGIDAKGGEVAVAGWREGAGVAAEELARDVAALGFRHLVYTDIARDGMQTGVDPAAYVRMAEAFGHPVIASGGVAGVDDLARLGEVAGCIEGVIAGRAVYEGALSVADGVRACAEATRRAEAAAIASDPCGMGGARC; this is translated from the coding sequence GTGTACCTGCTTCCGGCCATCGACATCCTGGGCGGCAAGGCCGTCCGCCTCGCCAAGGGCGATTACGACCGCGTGACCGTGTACCACGACGACCCCGCCGCCCAGGCGCAGCTGTTCGAGGAGCAGGGCGCGACGTGGCTGCACGTGGTGGACCTCGACGGTGCGCGGTCGGGGAGCCCCGAGAACATCGCCATCATCGAGCGCATCATGCGCAAGACCCTGCTCAAGGTGGAGGTGGGCGGGGGCGTGCGCTCGCTCGACACCATCGCGCGCCTGGCCGACGCGGGCGTGTCGCGCGTGGTGCTGGGCACGTCGCTCGTGGCCGACCCCGCCTTCGCCGAGGAAGCCATCGCGCAGTACGGCAGGCTTCTTTGCGCGGGCATCGACGCGAAGGGCGGCGAGGTGGCCGTGGCCGGCTGGCGCGAGGGCGCGGGCGTGGCGGCCGAGGAGCTGGCGCGCGACGTGGCGGCGCTCGGCTTCAGACATCTTGTGTACACCGACATCGCGCGCGACGGCATGCAGACCGGCGTCGACCCGGCCGCCTACGTGCGCATGGCCGAGGCGTTCGGCCATCCGGTGATCGCTTCGGGCGGCGTGGCCGGCGTGGACGACCTCGCGCGCCTGGGCGAGGTGGCCGGCTGCATCGAGGGGGTCATCGCAGGGCGCGCCGTGTACGAGGGCGCGCTGTCGGTGGCCGACGGCGTGCGC